The following are encoded in a window of Mycobacterium vicinigordonae genomic DNA:
- a CDS encoding MaoC family dehydratase has protein sequence MARVGSVVATAVGEVSRRDWQRWAAAVGDHNPLWFEPDYAHAHGYRDIICPPLFLQYAILGVTRLDELRSDGSSGATTGSLSFPRAPRRMAGGESTTFHGPAYHHDQVKLVRTIESIVEKRGKSGQFVVVTWHAEYRNQHAELLAEATTSMIARPA, from the coding sequence ATGGCGCGTGTCGGCAGCGTGGTGGCCACCGCTGTCGGCGAGGTGAGCCGGCGGGATTGGCAGCGGTGGGCCGCCGCGGTCGGCGACCACAACCCGCTGTGGTTCGAACCCGACTACGCCCACGCGCACGGATACCGCGACATCATCTGTCCGCCATTGTTCCTGCAGTACGCCATCCTCGGCGTGACGAGACTTGACGAACTGCGGTCCGACGGATCGTCCGGCGCCACGACCGGCAGCTTGTCGTTCCCACGCGCCCCGCGGCGAATGGCGGGTGGGGAAAGCACCACCTTCCACGGTCCGGCCTATCACCACGACCAGGTGAAACTGGTACGAACGATCGAGTCGATCGTCGAAAAGCGCGGCAAATCAGGGCAATTCGTGGTGGTCACCTGGCATGCCGAATACCGCAACCAACACGCCGAGCTGCTGGCCGAAGCTACGACGTCGATGATTGCCAGGCCCGCATGA
- a CDS encoding MaoC/PaaZ C-terminal domain-containing protein: MTDQIHYEDIETGSEITSLTVTVTETQMFLFSAATYNGHRIHYDKVWARDVEGYDNVLVQGPLQAALLSRALTDWIGGDGRLVRFSVQNRAIAYPGQELTFGGVVTGKAAGLVDLDIYCRRGEDVLMPGTATVALPQRAER, translated from the coding sequence ATGACCGATCAGATCCACTATGAAGACATCGAAACCGGCTCTGAAATAACGTCATTGACCGTTACGGTGACCGAGACGCAAATGTTCCTCTTCAGCGCCGCAACCTACAACGGGCACCGCATCCACTACGACAAAGTATGGGCACGCGACGTTGAAGGCTACGACAACGTCCTGGTCCAGGGGCCGCTGCAGGCAGCACTGCTGTCGCGGGCGCTGACCGACTGGATCGGCGGCGACGGCAGACTGGTCCGCTTCTCGGTGCAGAACCGCGCCATCGCCTATCCGGGTCAGGAGTTGACCTTCGGTGGTGTCGTGACCGGCAAGGCGGCCGGTCTGGTAGACCTGGACATCTACTGTCGGCGCGGCGAGGACGTGCTGATGCCCGGCACGGCCACGGTCGCACTGCCGCAGCGGGCCGAGCGATG